The bacterium genome window below encodes:
- the csrA gene encoding carbon storage regulator CsrA — MLVLARKRDQSIMIGDNVEIVVVDIHGDQIKLGIKAPRHVAVHRKEVYEEVQKENIRAAGTKTAEVSKLDLLLKKKIENKRKID; from the coding sequence AGATCAAAGTATTATGATTGGGGATAACGTAGAGATAGTTGTGGTTGATATTCACGGTGATCAAATTAAATTAGGAATTAAGGCGCCTCGGCATGTGGCTGTGCACAGAAAAGAAGTTTACGAAGAAGTCCAAAAAGAAAATATTAGAGCTGCTGGCACTAAAACAGCTGAAGTAAGTAAATTAGATTTATTATTGAAGAAAAAAATAGAAAATAAGAGAAAAATAGACTAA